One window of Anaerolineales bacterium genomic DNA carries:
- a CDS encoding type I restriction endonuclease subunit R codes for MSTIGQKERLTQNRVVRLFQDHLKYDYLGNWEKDRENHNIEEHYLRAFWKKKRVSETLVNKALYELNKVAGDQTKSLYDINKEVYGLLRYGVKVKEEAGENSKTVMLIDWEHPENNHFAIAEEVTVSGHLTKRPDIVLYINGIALGVLELKRSVVSVSEGIRQNLDNQKKEFIERFFTTVQFVMAGNDTQGLRYAPIGTPEKYYLTWKEESEIEDPLDRALLQLCEKNRLLELIHNFIVYDAGTKKLCRHNQYFGVKAAQERIRKREGGVIWHTQGSGKSLTMVWLAKWIHENIKNSRVLVITDRIELDQQIEGVFKGVEEDIRRTKSGADLVGKLNQAKYWLIGSLIHKFPGQEEGNVSEYIDDLKNNLPKNFKAKGDIFVFVDECHRTQSGDLHKAMKSILPNAMFIGFTGTPLLKADKQKSIEIFGSYIHTYKYDEAVRDGVVLDLRYEARDIDQNITSQDKIDLWFDSKTKGLNDIALAQLKQRWGTMKKVLSSKDRLEKIVADILLDFETRDRLQSGRGNALLVSGSIYQACKFYELFLAHGFDKCAIVTSYKPNPADIKGEETGEGYTEKLRQHEIYNKMLNGKDVETFEKEVKKKFIEEPGQMKLLIVVDKLLTGFDAPPATYLYIDKQMHDHGLFQAICRVNRLDGDDKEYGYIIDYKDLFMSLEGAVTDYTSGAFDAFDEEDVSGLLTNRLEKARERLEEAREAIKALCEPVAPPKDTLAYQHYFCAQDTSNKDQLKDNESKRIALYKLTVSLIRAYANIANEMSEAGYGGQEIEKIKQEVDYYEKVRTEIKLSSGDAIDLKMYEPSMRHLIDTYIRAEESRKISAFDDMTLIQLIVERGTDAIHDIPKGIAGNPTAMAETIENNLRRVIIDEQPINPRYYERMSELLDTLIQERKAQAHEYELYLQKLVDLTKQVVNPASGGITYPKSLRTSAQRALFDNLGRNEDLANTLDQEIIANRPDEWRGHLAKERTVKRLIRETIEKYTTLKDEAELDQIFELVKNQREY; via the coding sequence ATGAGCACAATCGGGCAAAAAGAACGCCTCACCCAAAATCGAGTTGTCAGGCTCTTTCAAGATCACTTGAAATATGATTATCTCGGCAATTGGGAAAAAGACCGTGAAAACCATAACATCGAAGAACACTATCTGCGTGCGTTCTGGAAAAAGAAACGCGTCAGTGAAACGCTGGTGAATAAAGCCCTGTATGAACTCAACAAAGTGGCGGGCGATCAAACCAAAAGCCTGTACGATATCAACAAGGAAGTGTACGGCTTGCTGCGGTACGGTGTAAAGGTCAAGGAAGAAGCGGGGGAAAATTCAAAGACGGTTATGTTGATTGATTGGGAACATCCAGAAAATAATCATTTTGCCATCGCCGAGGAAGTCACAGTCAGTGGGCATCTTACCAAACGTCCCGACATCGTCCTCTACATCAACGGCATTGCGCTTGGGGTGCTGGAACTAAAGCGTTCTGTCGTATCGGTCAGTGAAGGTATCCGTCAAAATCTGGATAATCAGAAGAAGGAATTCATTGAGCGCTTTTTCACCACAGTTCAATTCGTCATGGCGGGCAATGACACCCAGGGTTTGCGTTATGCTCCCATCGGGACTCCTGAAAAATATTACCTGACCTGGAAAGAAGAAAGCGAAATCGAAGACCCACTCGATCGCGCCCTGCTTCAACTCTGTGAAAAGAATCGGCTTCTTGAACTCATCCACAACTTCATCGTCTATGATGCGGGTACGAAAAAGCTTTGCCGTCACAATCAGTACTTTGGCGTCAAAGCTGCTCAAGAACGCATCCGAAAACGGGAAGGTGGCGTCATCTGGCATACGCAGGGAAGCGGGAAAAGCCTCACAATGGTTTGGCTTGCCAAATGGATTCATGAAAATATCAAGAACTCACGCGTCCTAGTCATCACTGACCGCATCGAACTCGATCAACAAATCGAAGGTGTGTTCAAAGGCGTGGAGGAGGATATCCGCCGCACGAAAAGCGGCGCCGACCTGGTGGGCAAACTCAACCAGGCAAAATACTGGCTGATTGGCTCTCTCATTCACAAGTTTCCTGGTCAAGAAGAGGGAAACGTTTCAGAATACATAGATGATCTGAAAAACAACCTGCCGAAAAACTTCAAAGCCAAAGGTGATATTTTCGTCTTCGTGGATGAATGTCACCGCACACAATCGGGTGACTTGCACAAAGCCATGAAATCCATTTTGCCGAATGCCATGTTCATCGGCTTCACTGGCACTCCCCTGCTCAAAGCGGATAAACAAAAAAGTATCGAGATTTTCGGTAGTTATATTCACACCTACAAATATGATGAAGCAGTCAGGGATGGCGTGGTTCTTGACCTGCGCTATGAAGCCCGCGATATTGACCAAAACATCACATCACAAGACAAGATCGACCTTTGGTTTGACTCCAAGACCAAAGGCTTGAACGATATCGCACTCGCTCAACTAAAACAACGCTGGGGCACAATGAAAAAGGTCCTCAGTTCAAAAGACAGGCTGGAGAAGATCGTTGCAGATATTTTGCTGGATTTTGAAACCCGAGACCGCCTCCAAAGCGGACGTGGGAATGCCTTGCTTGTTTCAGGCAGTATTTATCAAGCCTGCAAATTCTACGAATTATTTCTCGCACATGGTTTCGATAAATGCGCCATTGTCACATCCTATAAACCAAACCCTGCGGATATCAAAGGCGAAGAAACCGGCGAGGGTTACACCGAAAAACTCCGTCAGCATGAAATCTACAACAAGATGTTGAACGGGAAGGATGTAGAGACCTTCGAGAAGGAAGTCAAAAAGAAATTCATTGAAGAGCCTGGTCAGATGAAACTTCTGATCGTGGTGGATAAATTGCTGACAGGATTTGACGCACCTCCAGCAACGTATCTATATATTGACAAACAAATGCACGATCATGGTTTGTTCCAGGCGATCTGCCGCGTCAACCGCCTGGATGGTGATGACAAGGAATACGGCTACATCATTGACTATAAAGACCTGTTCATGAGTCTCGAAGGCGCAGTCACAGACTACACATCAGGAGCATTCGATGCCTTCGATGAAGAAGATGTGTCGGGTCTGCTCACCAATCGATTGGAGAAAGCCAGGGAACGGCTTGAAGAAGCCCGTGAAGCAATCAAGGCTTTGTGCGAGCCTGTTGCTCCGCCCAAAGATACCCTTGCCTACCAACACTACTTTTGCGCCCAGGACACTTCCAACAAAGATCAACTCAAAGACAATGAGTCGAAGCGTATCGCATTGTACAAACTCACAGTCTCGCTCATTCGCGCATACGCCAATATTGCCAACGAAATGAGCGAAGCAGGATACGGCGGACAGGAAATCGAGAAGATCAAGCAGGAAGTGGATTACTACGAAAAAGTCCGCACCGAGATCAAGCTTTCGAGCGGCGACGCGATTGACTTAAAAATGTATGAACCATCCATGCGCCATTTGATCGACACTTATATTCGCGCCGAGGAAAGTCGAAAGATATCTGCATTCGATGACATGACTCTGATTCAGTTGATCGTCGAACGCGGAACGGATGCCATCCATGATATTCCAAAAGGCATTGCAGGTAATCCCACTGCAATGGCAGAGACCATTGAGAACAACTTGCGGCGCGTCATTATTGATGAACAGCCCATCAATCCAAGATATTACGAACGTATGTCCGAATTGCTGGATACCTTGATCCAGGAACGTAAGGCTCAGGCGCATGAATACGAGTTGTACTTGCAAAAATTAGTCGATCTGACGAAACAGGTGGTCAACCCAGCCAGTGGCGGCATCACCTATCCCAAGTCACTACGAACATCTGCACAGCGCGCACTATTCGATAATTTAGGCAGGAACGAAGATCTTGCCAACACGCTCGATCAAGAGATCATTGCCAATCGTCCTGATGAATGGCGAGGTCATCTCGCAAAGGAGCGCACGGTCAAAAGGCTTATCAGGGAAACTATTGAAAAATATACAACCCTGAAAGATGAAGCCGAACTGGACCAAATATTTGAACTGGTCAAAAACCAAAGAGAATATTAG
- a CDS encoding ParA family protein, whose protein sequence is MASWANGVGVPSIAYPPSDVDINKLYEEMRRADAGNLAADDQYRRAVLGSDMSARIQSGMAVRKIAITSPKGGTGKTTVAVNLAVALALSGITTYLVDADGNAGALQYHMRMERVNTTMIGLLRREIAKANKGVMGDVASGAAYLNAFTPLENLPTLRVLPGLITDDLGDEVLQQEARVAEVIQGLYEAGVAAGGVVIMDVGINPAHVVHRAALKAAEGIAIVIKPEIPDLAETRRWIARMINSLASVVGKGSAHEFVGSRVKLCYNQVVGDGFKAAHKMLQQALSEDKIELALIPNGIIPIVDPRLAAQAVNSDRREDILIWRYKKEKLEELGPFADSLLGFASHFVPAVREGASRIGLLPSPTKKRGWFGKG, encoded by the coding sequence ATGGCATCCTGGGCGAATGGCGTAGGTGTGCCATCCATTGCATATCCGCCCTCGGATGTGGACATCAATAAGTTGTATGAAGAGATGCGCCGTGCAGATGCTGGCAATCTCGCAGCGGACGACCAGTATCGCAGAGCGGTGCTGGGCAGTGATATGTCGGCACGCATTCAATCGGGCATGGCAGTGAGGAAGATCGCGATTACTTCTCCTAAAGGTGGAACGGGCAAGACGACTGTAGCAGTAAATTTGGCAGTGGCGCTTGCGTTATCTGGTATCACAACATACTTGGTGGACGCCGATGGCAATGCTGGCGCACTGCAATACCACATGCGCATGGAACGGGTGAATACCACCATGATCGGACTCTTGCGCCGTGAGATCGCCAAAGCCAACAAAGGCGTGATGGGTGATGTCGCATCAGGGGCAGCCTATCTCAATGCCTTTACCCCCTTGGAGAATTTACCGACCTTGCGAGTCCTGCCAGGTCTTATCACTGATGATCTGGGCGACGAAGTCTTGCAACAGGAAGCCAGAGTCGCCGAAGTAATCCAAGGCTTGTATGAAGCAGGTGTCGCCGCAGGCGGTGTGGTCATCATGGATGTCGGCATCAATCCTGCACATGTGGTGCATCGTGCCGCCTTGAAAGCCGCCGAAGGGATTGCAATTGTGATCAAACCCGAAATTCCTGATCTTGCTGAGACCCGCAGATGGATCGCACGCATGATCAATTCATTGGCAAGTGTAGTCGGCAAAGGTAGCGCTCATGAATTCGTCGGCAGCCGCGTCAAACTCTGCTACAACCAGGTCGTGGGTGATGGTTTTAAGGCGGCACATAAGATGTTACAGCAAGCTTTGAGTGAAGACAAGATTGAATTGGCTTTGATTCCGAACGGCATCATCCCGATAGTCGATCCACGCCTGGCAGCCCAAGCCGTGAACTCTGATCGACGGGAGGACATCCTGATCTGGCGCTACAAAAAGGAGAAGTTGGAGGAACTCGGACCGTTCGCGGATTCATTGCTCGGCTTTGCCTCCCACTTTGTCCCCGCTGTGCGTGAAGGCGCTTCACGGATTGGATTGCTTCCCAGCCCGACGAAAAAACGCGGCTGGTTCGGGAAGGGCTAA
- a CDS encoding cytochrome c biogenesis protein CcdA, producing the protein METLNFAFAFSAGVLATFNPCAWAMLPTFISFYLGSREAEYEQRSFAARAAEGLTLGLLVSGGFLLVFSTVAVILSIGLRFIVRYLPFGSLITGVALIILGLWLLAGKPFPFSLSLPQINPSRTRNPKSAFMFGVGYGLASLSCTLPVFISIVGASLTVSGFLSGVIMFGGYALGITVILMGVALGAALLKGAIAQWYRKLLPYVYRLSAVMLIVAGVYLVWKSLYLPLILSRL; encoded by the coding sequence ATGGAAACCTTGAATTTTGCTTTTGCTTTTTCAGCGGGCGTGCTGGCGACGTTCAATCCCTGCGCCTGGGCGATGTTGCCCACTTTCATATCATTCTATCTTGGTTCACGCGAAGCCGAGTACGAACAACGGAGTTTTGCCGCCCGCGCCGCCGAAGGGTTGACTCTTGGCTTGCTGGTTTCGGGCGGCTTTTTGCTGGTCTTTAGCACAGTGGCTGTAATCCTGTCAATCGGGTTAAGATTTATCGTGCGCTACCTGCCTTTCGGTTCATTGATAACAGGTGTTGCGTTGATTATTCTCGGTTTATGGCTTTTGGCTGGCAAACCATTTCCGTTCTCCCTGTCCCTGCCTCAAATCAACCCATCCCGCACAAGGAATCCAAAATCAGCGTTCATGTTTGGGGTTGGCTACGGATTGGCTTCATTAAGTTGTACTTTACCTGTATTCATATCCATTGTTGGCGCAAGCCTTACAGTTTCTGGCTTTCTTTCAGGTGTAATTATGTTCGGCGGATATGCTTTGGGCATCACAGTTATCCTGATGGGCGTTGCGCTTGGCGCAGCCTTGCTAAAAGGCGCAATTGCGCAGTGGTATCGCAAACTCCTGCCGTATGTGTATCGCCTTAGCGCGGTCATGCTCATTGTGGCTGGGGTGTATCTTGTATGGAAAAGTCTGTATCTCCCTCTCATTTTGAGTAGACTTTAG
- the radC gene encoding DNA repair protein RadC: protein MPLREQPAYRITQNANACNITELMAAVIGGQKQIELSQSLLARFDGDIRRLYQAHPSELAKVKGINQATAIRIKAALNLGLRLSMPGDERTAINSPADAAALVQAEMSLLEKEHLRTILLDRRNRVLEIVEVYQGSVNSSQVRVGEVFQAAISRHASALILIHNHPSGDPTPSPDDVAVTRAIVQAGKLLDIDLLDHLVIGQGKWVSLKERGLGFN from the coding sequence ATGCCCCTGCGCGAACAACCCGCATACCGCATTACTCAAAATGCAAATGCCTGCAACATCACCGAACTCATGGCAGCGGTGATCGGCGGGCAGAAACAGATCGAACTCTCGCAGTCCCTGCTGGCGCGTTTCGATGGTGATATTCGCCGCTTGTATCAGGCGCATCCCTCCGAACTCGCCAAAGTAAAAGGCATCAATCAGGCAACCGCCATTCGCATCAAGGCGGCGCTCAATCTGGGGTTGCGTTTGAGTATGCCGGGCGATGAACGCACGGCGATCAACTCACCAGCCGATGCCGCCGCATTAGTTCAGGCTGAAATGTCGCTGCTCGAAAAGGAGCATTTGAGAACGATCCTGCTGGACCGTCGCAACCGTGTATTGGAGATCGTGGAGGTATATCAGGGATCAGTTAATTCCTCCCAGGTACGGGTGGGCGAGGTCTTTCAAGCCGCAATCAGCCGCCATGCCTCCGCCTTGATTTTGATTCATAACCATCCCTCCGGTGACCCCACGCCTTCGCCGGATGATGTGGCGGTCACACGCGCCATAGTGCAGGCGGGTAAATTGCTTGACATTGACCTGCTGGATCATCTTGTGATCGGTCAAGGCAAATGGGTAAGCCTCAAGGAACGCGGGTTGGGCTTCAACTAG
- the ssb gene encoding single-stranded DNA-binding protein translates to MSKQYNKSVFVGHLGGEPEMRYTPAGTAVTTFNVATNDQYNNEKGETVKVTTWFRCTAWGKLGEVCNQYLKKGSKVLVEGRLTPDKATGRPRIWVRQDGTAAADYELKVLEIHFLDNKNNELAVAQVDPAEDDIPY, encoded by the coding sequence ATGTCAAAGCAATACAACAAATCCGTGTTCGTCGGTCACCTCGGTGGTGAACCGGAAATGCGCTACACCCCGGCAGGCACCGCCGTGACCACTTTCAATGTCGCCACGAATGACCAGTACAACAACGAGAAGGGCGAGACGGTCAAGGTCACCACCTGGTTCCGCTGTACTGCCTGGGGCAAGTTGGGCGAGGTCTGCAACCAGTATCTGAAAAAAGGCAGCAAGGTCCTGGTCGAAGGCAGGCTGACGCCGGATAAAGCCACGGGTCGCCCGCGCATCTGGGTTCGTCAGGACGGCACGGCTGCGGCGGATTATGAACTCAAAGTCCTGGAGATTCATTTCCTGGACAACAAGAACAACGAACTTGCTGTCGCGCAGGTTGATCCTGCTGAGGATGATATTCCGTATTAG
- a CDS encoding HNH endonuclease produces MSNSREITKKVCASCKEIKPIVEFYKDARRKDGYYKRCKKCHAKSVKNWQTQNAIRFREINMNWKHTHKKQRNEQNKKWAKEHPEKRRKTDTAWRNKNPEYGKNWRKNNKEKIKHYAQNRRARILGNGGELTVEEWDAILDFYGHKCLCCGRNDVKLTIDHVIPIFLGGKHSADNIQPLCGPCNSRKKDKHIDYRKEKYHAPSSN; encoded by the coding sequence ATGAGCAACTCAAGAGAAATTACAAAAAAAGTCTGTGCGTCATGTAAAGAGATAAAACCCATTGTAGAGTTTTATAAAGATGCACGGCGTAAAGATGGTTATTACAAAAGGTGTAAAAAATGCCATGCCAAGTCGGTGAAAAATTGGCAGACGCAAAACGCCATTCGATTCAGAGAAATAAATATGAATTGGAAACATACACATAAAAAACAGCGCAATGAACAAAACAAAAAGTGGGCAAAGGAACACCCAGAGAAAAGACGAAAAACTGATACCGCATGGCGTAATAAAAATCCGGAGTATGGGAAAAATTGGCGAAAGAACAATAAAGAAAAAATTAAGCACTATGCACAGAATCGCCGAGCCCGCATCTTAGGTAACGGAGGTGAACTTACCGTAGAAGAATGGGATGCCATTCTGGATTTCTACGGTCACAAGTGTCTATGCTGTGGCAGGAATGATGTCAAATTGACAATAGACCATGTCATTCCGATTTTCCTAGGAGGAAAACACTCTGCCGACAACATCCAACCGCTCTGCGGTCCCTGTAACTCCCGAAAGAAAGATAAACATATCGATTACCGAAAGGAAAAGTATCATGCGCCCTCCAGCAATTGA
- a CDS encoding type II/IV secretion system ATPase subunit has translation MFDITGKTLKPVSEARSSDEMERWWNLLAEEGRAKKAIESLQKSMTSTEIEALARQVFEEISVRAVDAGVSLPKEYILRLIGELSGMGPLLELIARSDIEDIAINLGHIYVYTTTNGWEHAGPAPDGIGDALRVMIDRAGQRAPTPDYPIADAMLQVMVPLVDGTVRRKGVRINYVMPPASPYGDTITLRVSNYRTASDLTQGSLALLCQNRLPPVPRPKFDPKDFPRGNGILTPEAANYLLSVMVHGGTLVIAGTTGSGKTFVGQRILQEMLDYYPRGAIRLFIVEDSNEIILNGWNGDGKADTGNIIYTVTRPEIRGGPPPVTMYDLIRSALRSRPHGVVIGEARGAEAWELIRAAATGHGHSAFTIHATSAEHVWPRFLQVVQAHPDAARMSEIQIAQSFAEAVTAAVYIERNHQHGQIVREIVEVSTIVERTAARPSFSPLFKYEAGKGLMPTGNRPMRPGFRANDLNIPESIFKAGL, from the coding sequence ATGTTTGACATTACCGGCAAAACCCTGAAGCCTGTTTCGGAAGCGCGTTCCTCGGATGAGATGGAACGCTGGTGGAATCTCCTTGCTGAGGAAGGACGTGCAAAGAAAGCGATTGAGTCTTTGCAGAAAAGCATGACTTCCACGGAAATCGAAGCTCTGGCTCGTCAGGTCTTTGAAGAAATAAGTGTTCGTGCGGTGGATGCAGGCGTCTCCTTGCCCAAGGAATACATCCTGCGTTTGATCGGTGAACTCTCCGGCATGGGACCTTTACTGGAACTGATCGCTCGTTCGGATATCGAAGACATCGCTATCAACCTCGGACATATCTATGTGTACACGACCACGAACGGCTGGGAACATGCCGGTCCTGCGCCGGATGGAATTGGCGATGCGCTGAGAGTCATGATCGACCGCGCTGGACAACGCGCGCCGACACCGGATTACCCGATTGCGGATGCGATGTTGCAGGTTATGGTTCCGCTTGTGGATGGAACCGTGCGGAGGAAAGGCGTGCGTATCAACTATGTCATGCCACCTGCCTCGCCTTACGGTGACACCATTACGTTGCGTGTTTCGAATTATCGAACAGCATCTGATCTCACACAAGGAAGCCTTGCTTTACTTTGTCAAAACAGACTACCACCTGTCCCACGTCCGAAGTTCGATCCGAAGGATTTCCCGCGTGGCAATGGCATTCTCACACCGGAAGCCGCGAATTATTTGTTGAGTGTCATGGTGCATGGCGGTACGTTGGTCATCGCCGGCACGACCGGTTCGGGCAAGACCTTTGTGGGGCAAAGAATTCTGCAGGAGATGCTGGACTACTACCCCCGTGGTGCGATCCGTTTGTTTATCGTGGAAGACAGTAATGAAATTATCCTCAATGGTTGGAACGGGGATGGCAAGGCAGATACAGGCAACATCATCTACACCGTAACCCGTCCCGAGATTCGTGGCGGTCCGCCGCCCGTCACCATGTATGATCTCATTCGTTCGGCATTACGTTCGCGTCCGCATGGAGTGGTGATCGGTGAAGCACGTGGAGCAGAAGCCTGGGAGTTGATCCGTGCCGCAGCCACAGGTCATGGACATAGCGCATTTACCATCCATGCCACCAGTGCTGAACATGTCTGGCCGCGCTTTTTGCAGGTGGTGCAGGCGCATCCGGATGCGGCACGCATGTCTGAGATCCAGATCGCGCAGTCCTTTGCGGAAGCGGTGACCGCAGCGGTATATATCGAGCGCAATCATCAGCATGGACAAATTGTGCGTGAGATCGTGGAAGTGTCCACGATTGTAGAACGCACCGCTGCACGTCCTTCGTTTTCGCCGTTGTTCAAGTATGAAGCCGGTAAAGGGTTGATGCCCACCGGCAACCGTCCCATGCGACCGGGCTTTCGTGCCAATGACTTGAACATTCCTGAGTCCATTTTCAAGGCAGGGTTGTAA
- a CDS encoding M48 family metallopeptidase: MHQIEVNGLTVYVVRKNIKNLHLAVYPPNGRIRVAAPMRVNDEAVRLAVISKLGWIKRQQVKFVEQERESIREYVSGESHYFQGNRYLLNVIEHKGTPYVKIRNKKKIDLFIRPNNTHAQRERVFSAWYREHLRQVLSSLITKWEKKIDVRANDWVIKKMKTKWGSCNIENRRILINLELAKKSERCVEYIVVHELVHLLERFHNDQFLSLMNKFMPNWKQYRDELNRMPLAHAEWEY, translated from the coding sequence ATGCACCAAATTGAAGTGAACGGGCTAACCGTTTATGTGGTCCGCAAAAATATCAAAAACCTGCACCTGGCGGTCTACCCACCAAACGGGAGAATACGTGTGGCTGCACCCATGCGCGTCAACGACGAAGCCGTACGTCTTGCTGTTATTTCCAAACTCGGCTGGATCAAACGTCAACAAGTAAAGTTTGTAGAACAGGAACGCGAGTCGATCCGAGAGTATGTGAGCGGAGAAAGTCACTATTTTCAAGGAAATCGCTATTTATTAAATGTCATTGAACATAAGGGCACACCTTATGTCAAAATCCGAAACAAAAAAAAGATCGATCTATTTATTCGCCCCAACAATACACATGCTCAAAGAGAAAGGGTATTCTCTGCCTGGTATCGAGAGCATCTTCGCCAAGTACTCTCATCTCTTATTACAAAATGGGAGAAGAAAATCGACGTCCGTGCAAACGATTGGGTCATAAAAAAGATGAAAACAAAGTGGGGTTCATGCAACATCGAGAATAGACGCATCCTGATCAACCTGGAGTTGGCTAAAAAATCTGAGCGATGTGTGGAATATATTGTTGTCCATGAATTGGTGCATCTATTGGAAAGATTTCATAATGATCAGTTTTTGTCATTGATGAATAAGTTCATGCCCAATTGGAAACAATACCGAGATGAACTTAATCGAATGCCACTGGCACATGCAGAATGGGAATATTGA
- a CDS encoding toprim domain-containing protein has product MENILSAAEEILGTAVRVEDHRNWAIFWCPFHNDASREGEGGQPNFGVNLVNGYWKCLRCGASGGSLKSLQKKLGQVPQGDANWKPSVSATTPTRPKRPPTQVQLLDEAVSEARSIVQRSPAWDYLAGRGVTPYTALVYGLGYGIPAPRVHREILDAARQSMMVRRDGIWLWAGGVVYADPPTHPAVMNVRYIPEEQLPKGTRNFAPLKNHKTWGNRVQPLGSWRITPATRTLIVLEGLFDMLITSQKIHQLGREADTVAVYTNGASPSAKMHQWLREHPQYEYLLLRDPDKAGVEWAQSVSASIRHGGAKVRTLRPPDQLDPDEAILSGWWPSIL; this is encoded by the coding sequence ATGGAAAACATCCTGTCCGCCGCCGAAGAAATTTTGGGAACGGCGGTTCGTGTGGAGGATCATCGCAATTGGGCCATCTTCTGGTGTCCCTTCCATAACGACGCGAGCCGGGAAGGGGAGGGTGGTCAACCCAATTTCGGTGTCAATCTTGTCAACGGCTACTGGAAGTGCCTGCGCTGTGGAGCCAGTGGCGGTTCGTTGAAGTCATTACAAAAAAAGTTAGGTCAGGTCCCACAAGGGGATGCTAACTGGAAACCAAGTGTATCGGCGACCACACCGACACGCCCCAAACGCCCGCCGACACAGGTGCAACTGCTCGATGAAGCCGTGTCGGAAGCGCGTTCCATCGTCCAACGTTCGCCTGCCTGGGACTATCTGGCAGGGCGCGGCGTGACACCTTATACGGCATTGGTCTATGGGCTCGGGTATGGCATCCCTGCCCCACGGGTTCATCGTGAGATCCTCGATGCGGCACGACAATCGATGATGGTGCGCCGGGACGGGATCTGGTTGTGGGCGGGCGGTGTGGTGTATGCCGATCCGCCGACACACCCAGCCGTGATGAACGTGCGCTACATCCCGGAAGAACAACTGCCCAAAGGCACACGCAACTTTGCGCCACTGAAGAATCACAAGACCTGGGGCAATCGCGTGCAACCGCTCGGAAGCTGGCGCATCACTCCCGCCACGCGCACGTTGATCGTGCTGGAAGGCTTGTTCGACATGCTCATCACCTCCCAGAAGATTCATCAACTGGGACGCGAAGCCGACACGGTCGCGGTCTACACCAATGGCGCCAGTCCGAGCGCAAAAATGCACCAGTGGTTGCGCGAACATCCGCAGTACGAGTACCTGTTGCTGCGCGACCCGGACAAAGCCGGCGTCGAATGGGCGCAAAGTGTGTCGGCATCCATCCGACATGGCGGCGCAAAAGTGCGCACCCTGCGACCTCCCGACCAACTTGACCCGGACGAAGCCATCCTGAGCGGATGGTGGCCGTCCATTCTGTAA